A genomic segment from Eisenibacter elegans DSM 3317 encodes:
- the infB gene encoding translation initiation factor IF-2, translating to MVEEKMIRLSQATRELNIGISTIKEYLADAGIELGEANANTKITLSQFAIIAKKMGVEVEVKPAKSPERTAPKESPAAESPASATPTPEKTASTTDAKTPEATPKADPQPSAEQQAVEKPAPKESSEEKIETKLQGLKVLGKIDLPETNRNDGRNKKKKQKPAPEVAQPKKDKPATTHTEKIEKAAPPTTNTPKAETTPAAELAKTATSNTPTTTKDADKPTESQTPKATQKPEAPKETPKAQTTPAEKPKEDSVKEVISEKPAEQEVIKAKAETLSGLTVLGKIELPVDRSSRRKPKNKPIASSDDSVKKKKKRKKRVGEGSDAPATPNNNAPNTGAAGNNNDANRPRTDNRNNNNNQQQRNNDNRNRPQRNQRNTPPPAGQPQGEISAKQVQDRLKATLNKMSNTSGSTGKKKRRNKSRDAELSPEMMEDNNVLRVTEFISVSDIASLMDVSVNEVISACLNLGMFVSINQRLDAEAIEFIADEFDYKVEFTTVEEEDKLKEDEEPDAEEDLEHRAPIVTIMGHVDHGKTSLLDYIRKTNVTSQEAGGITQHVGAYSVNTGNNKKITFLDTPGHEAFTAMRARGARVTDIVILVVAADDSVMPQTEEAINHALVAGVPIVVAINKIDKPTANPEKIRKELAEKNILVESWGGKYQDQEISAKTGLGVEDLLEKVLIEAEILELKANPNRNAVGTVIEASLDKGRGYVTNVLVQTGTMRVGDVILAGSSFGRVKAMTDHLGRRVKAAGPSFPVQVLGLNGAPQAGDVFKVMDNEREAREIASKREQILRQQAIRATKGLTLDEIGRRRALGNFKELKIIVKGDVDGSIEALSDSLLQLSTEEIEVKIIHKAVGQISESDILLASASEAIILGFQVRPSANARKLAEQEKVEIKLYSIIYDAINEVRDAMEGMLAPKVEEEIVGNVEIRETFKISKVGTVAGCYVTDGYIKRTNRIRIIRDGIVIYEGELATLKRFKDDVNEVRAGYECGLNIRGFNDIKVGDVVESYEQRETKRTL from the coding sequence ATGGTAGAAGAAAAAATGATCAGGCTTAGCCAAGCCACACGCGAACTCAACATTGGCATCTCCACCATCAAGGAATACCTTGCCGACGCAGGTATAGAACTTGGGGAGGCAAATGCCAATACCAAGATTACTTTGTCGCAATTTGCAATCATTGCGAAAAAAATGGGCGTGGAGGTAGAGGTAAAGCCCGCAAAATCCCCAGAGCGTACAGCTCCCAAAGAATCGCCCGCCGCCGAAAGCCCCGCTTCGGCCACTCCAACACCCGAAAAAACTGCTTCTACCACTGATGCTAAAACTCCTGAGGCCACTCCAAAAGCCGACCCGCAGCCTAGCGCCGAGCAACAAGCAGTAGAAAAACCTGCCCCAAAGGAGTCTTCGGAAGAAAAAATAGAGACCAAATTGCAAGGCCTCAAGGTATTGGGCAAAATAGACCTGCCCGAAACCAATAGAAACGATGGCCGAAACAAGAAGAAAAAGCAAAAACCTGCTCCGGAAGTTGCCCAGCCCAAAAAAGACAAGCCCGCAACAACCCATACCGAAAAAATAGAAAAAGCAGCGCCGCCTACAACCAATACCCCAAAAGCGGAAACGACCCCAGCTGCCGAACTAGCCAAAACAGCCACAAGCAATACGCCTACAACTACGAAAGATGCTGACAAACCCACCGAAAGTCAGACTCCTAAAGCAACCCAAAAACCTGAAGCGCCTAAAGAAACCCCTAAGGCGCAAACCACACCGGCTGAAAAGCCAAAAGAAGATTCTGTGAAAGAAGTTATCAGTGAAAAACCCGCCGAGCAAGAGGTAATCAAGGCCAAGGCCGAAACCCTCAGCGGCTTGACTGTATTGGGCAAAATAGAGCTACCAGTAGATCGCTCTTCGAGAAGGAAGCCAAAAAACAAACCTATCGCCTCGTCGGACGATAGCGTCAAGAAAAAGAAAAAACGCAAAAAGCGCGTGGGCGAAGGCTCTGATGCCCCAGCCACCCCCAACAATAACGCCCCTAATACTGGCGCTGCCGGCAATAACAATGATGCCAACAGACCCCGTACGGACAACCGCAACAATAACAACAACCAACAACAGCGCAACAACGATAACCGTAACCGCCCACAGCGCAACCAAAGAAATACCCCGCCACCAGCAGGGCAGCCACAAGGCGAAATATCTGCCAAACAAGTACAAGACCGCCTAAAGGCTACGCTCAACAAAATGAGCAATACCAGTGGCTCTACCGGCAAGAAAAAACGCCGCAACAAATCAAGAGACGCAGAGTTGTCTCCTGAAATGATGGAGGACAACAACGTGTTGCGCGTAACAGAGTTTATCTCTGTAAGTGACATCGCTAGCCTGATGGATGTATCGGTCAATGAAGTAATCTCGGCTTGCCTCAACCTCGGGATGTTTGTCTCTATCAACCAACGCCTCGACGCAGAGGCCATCGAGTTCATTGCTGATGAATTTGATTATAAAGTAGAGTTTACCACGGTCGAAGAAGAAGACAAACTTAAAGAAGACGAAGAACCGGATGCTGAAGAAGATCTAGAACACCGCGCCCCTATCGTAACGATTATGGGACACGTAGACCACGGTAAAACTTCTTTGCTTGACTATATACGCAAAACCAATGTAACCTCGCAAGAGGCCGGAGGTATCACCCAACACGTGGGCGCTTATAGTGTCAATACAGGCAACAACAAGAAAATTACGTTCTTGGATACTCCCGGACACGAAGCCTTTACGGCGATGCGTGCTCGTGGTGCTAGAGTAACCGACATCGTCATCCTGGTAGTCGCAGCCGACGATAGCGTGATGCCCCAAACAGAAGAGGCTATCAATCACGCCCTCGTAGCTGGTGTGCCTATCGTAGTAGCCATCAACAAAATAGATAAGCCTACAGCCAATCCCGAAAAAATTCGCAAGGAACTGGCCGAGAAAAACATCCTCGTCGAAAGCTGGGGCGGTAAATACCAAGACCAAGAAATTTCGGCCAAAACAGGCCTAGGTGTCGAAGACCTACTCGAAAAAGTACTCATCGAAGCCGAAATCCTCGAACTCAAGGCCAACCCCAATCGCAATGCTGTTGGTACGGTAATCGAAGCCTCGCTCGACAAAGGCCGTGGCTATGTAACCAATGTCTTGGTACAGACCGGAACAATGCGCGTAGGAGATGTCATCTTAGCAGGCTCTTCTTTTGGCCGTGTTAAGGCGATGACCGACCACCTAGGTCGGCGTGTCAAGGCCGCAGGGCCTTCCTTCCCCGTACAGGTGCTTGGCCTCAACGGCGCACCACAAGCCGGAGACGTGTTCAAGGTAATGGACAATGAGCGCGAAGCCCGCGAAATCGCCTCCAAGCGCGAGCAGATTCTCCGCCAACAGGCTATCCGCGCTACCAAAGGCCTTACCCTCGACGAAATTGGCCGCCGCCGCGCCTTAGGCAACTTCAAGGAGCTCAAAATCATTGTCAAAGGGGACGTAGACGGCTCTATCGAAGCCCTTTCTGACTCTTTGCTACAGCTCTCTACAGAAGAGATCGAAGTAAAAATCATCCACAAAGCTGTAGGGCAAATTTCCGAATCGGATATCCTATTGGCTAGCGCATCTGAGGCCATCATCTTGGGCTTCCAAGTACGCCCATCGGCCAACGCACGTAAGTTAGCAGAGCAAGAGAAAGTAGAAATCAAACTCTACTCTATCATCTACGACGCTATCAACGAAGTACGCGATGCGATGGAGGGGATGTTGGCTCCGAAAGTAGAAGAAGAAATTGTGGGTAATGTGGAAATTCGTGAGACCTTCAAAATCTCGAAAGTAGGTACGGTAGCCGGATGTTATGTTACGGATGGATACATCAAGCGTACTAACCGCATCCGCATCATTCGTGATGGTATCGTTATCTACGAAGGAGAACTGGCTACGCTCAAACGCTTCAAAGATGATGTCAACGAAGTACGTGCCGGCTACGAATGTGGTCTCAATATCAGAGGCTTCAATGATATCAAGGTCGGCGATGTGGTAGAAAGCTACGAGCAACGCGAAACCAAGCGTACACTCTAA
- a CDS encoding sigma-54-dependent transcriptional regulator has protein sequence MAKILIIDDEKSIRYTLRDILEFEKYEVDEAQDGEEGFQMLQNGEYDVALCDIQMPKMNGIELLEKYNTDIQGDTQFIMITAYGSIKMAVEATKKGAYDFIQKPPDLNRLLLCVRNALDKSNLVTETKALRTETKLLRKKVSRTYDIIGESDPINRVKEMIEKVAPTDARVLITGPNGSGKELVCKWIHAKSGRVDKPLIEVNCAAIPGELIESELFGHEKGAFTSAVKQRIGKFEQANGGTLFLDEIGDMSLPAQAKVLRALQEGKITRVGGDKEIKVDVRVVAATNKDLREEIKNNTFREDLYHRIGVILIHVPPLNERRADIPLLVEKFLNDIAEDYGAAPKKITPEAVTRMQALEWTGNIRELRNVVERLVIMSSNDIITEEDVVNYAPPPHVPTKSES, from the coding sequence ATGGCCAAAATACTAATCATTGATGACGAAAAAAGCATCCGCTACACCTTGCGCGACATCCTTGAGTTTGAAAAATACGAAGTAGATGAAGCGCAAGACGGTGAAGAAGGTTTTCAGATGCTCCAAAATGGAGAATATGATGTAGCCCTCTGCGATATTCAAATGCCCAAAATGAACGGTATCGAGCTGCTCGAAAAATACAATACCGACATCCAAGGCGACACCCAATTCATCATGATTACGGCTTATGGCTCCATCAAAATGGCCGTTGAAGCCACCAAAAAGGGAGCCTACGACTTTATCCAGAAGCCACCCGACCTCAACCGTCTCCTGCTCTGTGTACGTAATGCGCTGGACAAGTCGAACCTCGTAACCGAAACCAAAGCGCTACGAACCGAAACCAAGCTGCTGCGCAAAAAAGTATCACGTACCTATGATATCATCGGCGAATCTGACCCCATCAACCGCGTCAAAGAGATGATCGAAAAGGTAGCCCCAACAGACGCACGGGTGCTCATCACCGGCCCCAATGGCTCGGGAAAAGAACTGGTCTGCAAATGGATTCACGCCAAAAGTGGACGTGTAGACAAACCACTCATAGAGGTCAACTGCGCGGCCATCCCCGGAGAATTGATTGAAAGTGAGCTTTTTGGGCACGAAAAAGGCGCGTTTACCTCTGCCGTCAAACAACGCATCGGCAAGTTTGAACAGGCCAACGGAGGTACGCTCTTCCTCGACGAAATTGGCGATATGAGCCTGCCTGCGCAAGCCAAAGTCTTGCGCGCCTTACAAGAAGGCAAAATCACCCGTGTAGGAGGCGACAAGGAAATCAAAGTAGACGTACGGGTAGTAGCCGCCACCAACAAAGACCTGCGCGAAGAAATCAAAAATAATACCTTCCGAGAAGACCTTTACCACCGTATCGGTGTTATCCTTATACACGTACCCCCGCTCAACGAGCGCCGTGCGGACATACCCCTGCTGGTGGAGAAATTCCTCAATGATATCGCCGAGGATTATGGCGCAGCCCCCAAAAAAATTACACCCGAAGCCGTAACCCGTATGCAAGCCCTCGAATGGACTGGCAACATCCGCGAACTACGCAATGTCGTAGAGCGTTTGGTGATTATGAGTAGCAATGACATCATTACGGAAGAAGATGTGGTCAATTATGCCCCACCACCACACGTGCCTACCAAATCAGAATCTTAA
- a CDS encoding TIGR02117 family protein, which produces MTAAFLAVAAFPLVFVGGYLLFANLFKIIPVHKHFRPTPGGIDIVLTSNGAHTDICLPFQNTYFDWGQIIDLQQFAPTHPQYIAFGWGDKGFYLDTPTWGELKPSVAAKALFGLSRAVMHISLFEGYPPQDKYYQIISISPEQYARLVDYIQLWFDYDEEGQLIRIPFGGLPAYEQLNDNFYEAQSRYHFFKTCNCWVNQVLKHVGIKTALWTPFAPSLFYHYQLEEPPNNSTLAA; this is translated from the coding sequence ATGACAGCAGCTTTTCTTGCCGTGGCGGCCTTCCCTTTAGTTTTTGTGGGAGGCTACCTGTTGTTTGCCAATCTCTTCAAAATCATCCCTGTTCACAAACATTTCAGACCTACTCCCGGCGGTATCGATATTGTCCTGACTTCTAACGGGGCGCATACCGATATTTGCCTGCCCTTCCAAAATACATATTTTGACTGGGGGCAGATCATAGACCTTCAACAATTTGCTCCCACCCACCCACAATACATTGCCTTTGGGTGGGGTGATAAGGGCTTTTATCTCGATACCCCCACTTGGGGTGAGCTAAAGCCCTCTGTAGCCGCCAAAGCGCTTTTTGGGCTAAGCCGCGCAGTGATGCACATATCGCTTTTTGAGGGCTATCCTCCACAAGATAAGTACTACCAAATCATCAGTATCAGCCCAGAGCAATATGCTCGCTTGGTAGACTATATTCAGCTCTGGTTTGATTATGACGAAGAGGGGCAGCTCATCCGTATCCCCTTTGGTGGCCTGCCCGCCTACGAGCAACTCAACGACAACTTTTATGAGGCACAAAGCCGCTACCACTTTTTCAAGACTTGCAATTGTTGGGTCAATCAGGTGCTCAAACATGTAGGCATCAAAACCGCCCTCTGGACACCCTTTGCCCCCTCACTTTTTTATCATTATCAACTCGAAGAGCCGCCTAACAATAGCACTTTGGCGGCCTAA
- a CDS encoding FHA domain-containing protein, whose product MRPTQSRIPALFVLLFWLSLGLQPYSLWAQSLTVLKVDTTNFPTLKVMVQIQDEIPPIETDLRVLDEEQNDLTFSFTAQNDSIHRADRNIFFLIEASSFTQGRAVDNFRKALVRVLDEMESKDRVNIGFFGATGNRGRALQVLSADFSTNFSLFKEEVQTKIMAPEDSNQTADVYKAMYEALEFFNKPDVNGKKMLIVLSAAINSSRSPYTSDDVIEKAQRLGIPIYTISYKTNDLYAPDNFILISDKTNGETATSKTAADIRSALGNFLEVIKAKDGYLNNYLLTFTTYQPADGNMHQFDIQYKSQSNLVTYQAPFRQKRSSSSWNDLFILALILGAVVAAYFFWRYRQQQLAGGGPMDLPEEDFFDDDDDAFDEPPRESEEMIRIQSLSQENQQLRQQLSSLTDEMQQVRSAIQQQQQPPPPPPPPVPEKFDLKKTIIAGGGGTPKLLVATTEFQHSFALNKPSLSIGRNPENDICIPERTVSGQHAVISITSGSFTISDAGSTNGTFVNGTRVQSAKLKAGDIIKLGAAQCKFQI is encoded by the coding sequence ATGAGACCCACGCAAAGTCGCATACCTGCTCTTTTTGTTTTGCTCTTCTGGCTGAGCCTTGGACTACAGCCCTACAGCCTCTGGGCGCAGAGCCTGACAGTGCTCAAGGTAGATACCACCAACTTCCCCACACTCAAGGTAATGGTGCAGATTCAGGACGAGATTCCGCCTATAGAAACTGACCTGCGGGTGTTGGATGAGGAGCAAAACGACCTTACTTTTTCTTTTACGGCACAGAATGACTCTATACACCGCGCAGACCGCAACATCTTTTTCTTGATCGAAGCATCCAGCTTTACACAAGGCAGAGCTGTGGACAACTTCCGCAAGGCTCTCGTCAGAGTATTGGATGAGATGGAGTCTAAAGACCGTGTCAATATCGGCTTCTTTGGCGCAACCGGCAACCGTGGCCGGGCGTTGCAAGTACTGAGCGCCGATTTCTCGACCAACTTCTCGCTTTTCAAAGAAGAGGTGCAGACTAAGATTATGGCTCCGGAAGACAGCAACCAAACCGCCGATGTCTACAAAGCGATGTATGAGGCCTTGGAGTTTTTTAATAAGCCAGATGTAAATGGCAAAAAAATGCTCATCGTATTGTCGGCAGCTATCAACAGTAGTCGCTCGCCCTACACCTCTGATGATGTGATAGAAAAAGCCCAACGCCTAGGTATCCCCATTTATACCATCAGCTACAAAACCAATGATTTGTATGCTCCTGACAATTTTATCCTCATCAGCGACAAAACCAACGGCGAAACGGCTACCTCCAAAACGGCCGCCGACATTCGCAGCGCCTTGGGCAATTTCTTGGAGGTAATCAAGGCCAAGGATGGCTACCTCAATAACTATCTGCTGACCTTCACGACCTATCAACCTGCCGACGGCAATATGCACCAGTTTGATATTCAGTACAAAAGCCAGTCAAACTTGGTTACATATCAAGCTCCTTTCAGACAAAAACGCAGCTCCTCCTCTTGGAATGACCTTTTTATCTTGGCGCTCATCTTGGGCGCAGTGGTAGCGGCCTACTTCTTCTGGCGGTATCGCCAACAGCAGCTCGCTGGTGGTGGACCAATGGACTTGCCCGAAGAGGACTTTTTTGATGATGATGACGACGCGTTTGACGAACCTCCCCGCGAAAGCGAAGAAATGATACGCATACAGTCTTTGAGCCAAGAAAACCAACAACTGCGCCAGCAACTCAGCAGCCTTACAGACGAAATGCAGCAGGTACGCTCTGCCATTCAGCAGCAACAACAACCACCACCACCACCACCACCGCCTGTACCAGAAAAGTTTGACCTCAAGAAGACCATCATCGCCGGCGGCGGCGGTACGCCCAAACTATTAGTAGCCACGACCGAGTTTCAGCACAGCTTTGCCCTCAACAAGCCTTCGCTATCCATAGGTCGTAACCCTGAAAACGATATTTGTATCCCCGAACGAACTGTTTCGGGCCAACACGCCGTTATTTCTATTACCAGCGGCAGCTTTACCATCAGCGATGCCGGTAGCACCAACGGCACCTTTGTAAACGGAACCCGTGTACAGAGCGCCAAGCTCAAAGCCGGAGACATCATCAAATTGGGCGCAGCTCAATGTAAATTCCAGATATAA
- the rimP gene encoding ribosome maturation factor RimP: MNFIPLVQSILEQNLDDTYFVVDLTQSPSPKGIKVKILLDGDHGVDIDYCATISRHIGAALDANPDITEAYVLEVSSPGVDAPLKLKRQYPQHIGRTLQLKLADQSTLEGELRQVSDEALQIVPKAPKKSKKAPDTAPSPEVVSVPFDNIKQATVLISF, translated from the coding sequence ATGAATTTTATACCCCTCGTGCAAAGCATCTTGGAGCAAAACCTTGATGATACATACTTTGTGGTTGACCTGACACAAAGCCCTAGCCCTAAGGGCATAAAAGTAAAAATACTCCTAGATGGCGACCACGGAGTCGATATAGACTATTGCGCCACCATCAGCCGACACATCGGCGCGGCACTTGATGCCAACCCCGATATTACTGAAGCCTATGTATTAGAAGTTTCTTCGCCAGGAGTAGACGCTCCGCTGAAGCTCAAACGCCAATACCCCCAACATATAGGTCGGACGCTTCAGCTGAAGCTCGCCGACCAAAGCACCCTTGAAGGGGAGCTGCGCCAAGTCTCCGACGAAGCGCTCCAAATAGTGCCCAAAGCACCTAAGAAAAGTAAAAAAGCCCCCGACACTGCACCTTCCCCAGAGGTAGTCTCGGTACCCTTTGATAATATTAAGCAAGCCACTGTACTGATTTCTTTTTAG
- the nusA gene encoding transcription termination factor NusA — translation MNSAELISSFAEFAREKNMDKTRISEMLEEVMRAMIRKKYGSDENFDVIVNAESGDLEMRRVRTIVADDSEDLGLPDTVSLSEARKVEPDFEIGEEFAEDIKLEDFGRRIVLTARQTLIQKIKDIEKDSFYRKYSEQQGDIITAEVYQVLGREIILLDKEGNELVLPKGEQIPKDRFRKGDVIRAVIHKVDLINGVNPKVILSRTSPEFLERLFEQEIPEITDGLIAIRKIVREPGERAKVAVESFDDRIDPVGACVGMKGSRIHSIVRELNNENIDVINYTDNLELYISRTLNPARISSTKVEENGRVSVFLKPDQVPLAIGKGGFNIKLASRLVGMEIDVFRDAEDFEEEDDVELVEFEGEIENWILEELSRIGLDTARSVLDLGRAELIKRSDLEEETIDYLLDLLQKEFEE, via the coding sequence ATGAATAGTGCTGAACTCATTAGCTCTTTTGCCGAATTTGCAAGAGAGAAAAACATGGATAAAACCCGCATCTCCGAAATGCTCGAAGAGGTGATGCGCGCCATGATTCGTAAAAAATACGGAAGCGACGAAAACTTCGATGTCATTGTCAATGCGGAAAGCGGCGACCTCGAAATGCGCCGCGTGCGTACTATCGTGGCCGATGACTCCGAAGACCTAGGCCTGCCCGACACAGTAAGCCTCTCGGAAGCCCGCAAGGTAGAACCCGATTTCGAAATTGGAGAAGAATTTGCTGAAGATATCAAATTAGAAGACTTTGGCCGCCGCATCGTATTGACCGCCCGCCAAACTTTGATTCAGAAAATCAAGGACATCGAAAAAGATAGCTTCTACCGCAAATACAGCGAGCAGCAAGGTGATATCATCACTGCCGAAGTCTACCAAGTGCTAGGTCGTGAGATTATCTTGCTTGACAAAGAAGGCAACGAGCTTGTGTTACCCAAAGGAGAGCAAATCCCCAAAGACCGCTTCCGCAAGGGCGATGTTATCCGGGCTGTCATCCATAAGGTAGACCTCATCAACGGAGTCAACCCCAAAGTAATTCTTTCGCGTACATCGCCGGAGTTTTTGGAGCGCTTATTTGAGCAAGAAATTCCCGAAATCACGGACGGCCTCATCGCCATCCGCAAAATCGTACGCGAGCCGGGTGAGCGCGCCAAAGTAGCCGTAGAATCATTCGATGACAGGATAGATCCTGTGGGCGCTTGCGTAGGGATGAAAGGCTCACGCATCCACAGCATCGTACGCGAGCTCAACAACGAAAATATCGATGTTATCAACTACACCGATAACCTCGAACTATACATCAGCCGTACCCTGAACCCTGCGCGCATCTCCTCTACCAAGGTAGAAGAAAACGGGCGCGTATCCGTATTCCTTAAGCCAGACCAAGTTCCCTTGGCTATTGGCAAAGGAGGATTTAACATCAAGCTCGCCAGCCGATTAGTAGGTATGGAAATTGATGTATTCAGAGATGCGGAAGACTTTGAAGAAGAAGACGATGTGGAATTGGTAGAGTTTGAAGGAGAAATCGAAAACTGGATTCTCGAAGAACTCAGCCGCATCGGCCTCGATACCGCCCGAAGTGTCCTCGACCTTGGCCGCGCTGAGCTCATCAAGCGCAGCGACCTCGAAGAGGAAACCATCGACTACTTGCTCGACCTCTTGCAAAAAGAATTTGAAGAGTAA
- a CDS encoding FHA domain-containing protein, translating into MSDFTLCENGHYFPNTMEKCPYCPHNNEEGYEEDELDFEEGNSLAHTQIFGEAPELDLGRTQIFTHEHSPMPTGSASPSTGGERPNGRKLVGWLVSFTLDPNGVDFKLYEGRNIIGKDQACDIVIGQDPAISGKHLTILYRMGYFKFKDEFSTNGTFINDVFEEEGNLQDGDLIKIGETILKFRTIA; encoded by the coding sequence ATGAGCGATTTTACGCTATGCGAAAACGGGCATTACTTCCCCAACACGATGGAGAAGTGCCCCTACTGCCCCCACAACAACGAGGAAGGGTATGAGGAGGATGAACTTGATTTTGAAGAAGGCAACTCTTTGGCTCATACACAAATCTTTGGCGAAGCACCAGAGCTAGACCTTGGGCGTACGCAAATCTTTACGCACGAACACAGCCCTATGCCTACCGGCAGTGCCAGCCCAAGCACAGGCGGCGAGCGCCCCAACGGACGTAAGTTGGTAGGGTGGTTGGTGTCGTTTACTTTGGATCCCAACGGGGTGGATTTCAAGCTCTACGAAGGACGCAACATCATTGGCAAAGATCAGGCCTGCGATATTGTCATTGGGCAAGACCCAGCCATCTCGGGCAAACATCTGACGATTTTGTACCGTATGGGCTACTTTAAGTTCAAGGATGAGTTTTCGACCAATGGCACTTTTATCAATGATGTATTTGAGGAAGAAGGCAACCTACAAGATGGCGACCTCATCAAAATCGGAGAAACCATACTCAAATTCAGAACCATCGCCTAG
- a CDS encoding Stp1/IreP family PP2C-type Ser/Thr phosphatase, protein MYQTQDSLPEKQFRFGNHTDVGNLRTQNEDYLGYFDTLNGHIFLVCDGMGGHAGGSTASQLAVSSIRNLAQQTLYPDTPGFIEKAIQYANSQIYKEAQTNPELRGMGTTCVMIVIRGNAVYYGHVGDSRLYYHSMGRLHRLTTDDSFVQELVNRGMITDDEARTHPRRNEILKALGTHPTVEVSVGVQPIIPFKDDIFLLCTDGLNGPLSDNQIGEVLNQPLNIQHKALQLVQMANHLGGEDNITVQLVEFFNAAPTLGQVSFANPQQQTAIPPPPLDQTQPEPSAQIIRPQRQETPQNPIIHKKKATTKPETNSNTQRPQQNPTQRREPQRQQVPRYQQPNTHNNQNTWDWDIAPSTQALGILSLLAVVLGFVYFSDARPAIQKRLYGVEQMPVSYTDSLGITRKLDPEARISKRVERRILNYAVDNSSLLRWMFSAYVETRETVEKVNNVRRDIDSTLNNVRQMGTQVQKGLQKLPFNRHNQKIENIADQYGISLRELMELNKVSSLRELRRLDSLVLPEKANPRKEWLEDNEEEEEE, encoded by the coding sequence ATGTACCAAACACAAGACAGCCTCCCTGAAAAACAATTCCGCTTCGGCAACCACACAGATGTGGGTAACCTGCGAACACAAAACGAAGACTACCTGGGGTACTTCGACACACTCAATGGGCATATTTTTCTGGTATGCGATGGAATGGGCGGCCATGCAGGTGGCTCTACCGCCTCTCAGTTGGCCGTCAGCAGCATCCGCAATTTGGCACAACAAACCCTCTACCCTGACACACCGGGGTTTATCGAAAAAGCCATCCAGTATGCCAACAGCCAAATTTATAAAGAAGCCCAAACCAACCCCGAGCTACGCGGGATGGGCACTACCTGCGTGATGATTGTCATCAGGGGGAATGCTGTATACTATGGACACGTAGGCGATAGCAGGCTGTATTATCACTCTATGGGGCGCTTACATCGCCTCACTACGGATGACTCCTTCGTACAAGAGCTTGTCAACCGTGGGATGATCACAGACGACGAAGCGCGCACACATCCTCGCCGCAATGAAATATTGAAGGCACTCGGCACACACCCTACCGTAGAAGTCAGCGTAGGAGTACAGCCGATAATCCCCTTCAAAGATGATATTTTCTTGCTTTGTACCGACGGCCTCAACGGCCCGCTCTCCGATAACCAAATTGGGGAAGTACTCAATCAACCACTCAATATCCAACATAAGGCCTTACAACTAGTACAGATGGCCAATCATTTGGGCGGAGAAGACAATATCACTGTACAGCTGGTTGAGTTTTTCAATGCAGCACCCACGCTAGGGCAGGTCTCTTTTGCTAACCCCCAACAGCAAACAGCCATTCCCCCCCCCCCACTTGACCAAACCCAGCCCGAGCCTAGCGCACAAATCATCCGTCCTCAGCGCCAAGAAACTCCCCAAAACCCTATTATCCATAAAAAAAAAGCCACAACTAAGCCAGAAACCAACTCCAACACCCAACGCCCCCAACAAAACCCAACACAACGCCGAGAACCACAACGACAGCAAGTACCACGCTACCAACAACCAAATACCCACAACAACCAAAATACTTGGGATTGGGATATAGCCCCCAGCACCCAAGCCCTCGGCATCCTGAGCCTCTTGGCAGTAGTGTTGGGCTTTGTTTATTTTTCGGATGCCCGCCCAGCTATCCAAAAACGCCTCTATGGCGTAGAGCAAATGCCGGTATCCTATACCGACTCCTTGGGCATCACCCGAAAGCTAGACCCCGAAGCCCGCATTTCCAAAAGAGTAGAACGCCGCATACTCAACTATGCCGTAGACAACAGCAGCTTGTTGCGTTGGATGTTTTCGGCTTATGTAGAAACCAGAGAGACCGTAGAAAAAGTAAACAATGTTAGGCGAGATATCGATAGCACCCTCAACAACGTGCGCCAAATGGGCACACAAGTGCAAAAAGGCCTACAAAAGCTGCCCTTCAACCGACATAACCAGAAAATCGAAAATATCGCCGACCAATATGGCATTAGCTTGCGCGAGCTCATGGAGCTCAACAAAGTCTCTTCGCTGCGTGAGCTGCGCCGCCTCGACAGCCTCGTCTTGCCCGAAAAAGCCAACCCTAGAAAAGAATGGCTAGAAGATAACGAAGAAGAGGAAGAAGAATAA